cctgtctcgaaaaaccaaaaaataaaaaataaaaaaataaaaaaaaatcatcactgtCTCAAATAAGATGGTGGAGACTGTACACCCTGTCTCCTTCCTGGCTTAGACTCTCCCAGGCTCACCCTTCTATCAGGACAGTTCAGAGTGTGTCTCAGCAGGGAAGGAGAGATCCCTGAAATGACCAAGGCAGTTAACCTTCAGTCTGAAGACCTGTGTGGGACACAGCCTTGCTCAGGTccagttctctctgtctcactcaAGGTCTCTGGAGTCTGACATCAGTGATGATGGATCTCTCACCCTCACTCAGTCAGGAGAGAAGTCCCTTTTTCCTGATGTGACACCTAGAGTTCTCTGACCCTGGGattccctcccacccccgccaATATATAGACTTGCCCAAGAAAAGATAATCCAAAACTCTGTGTGATTGCTACAGTAGTAGCAATTTTCACCCAACCATCACCCCATTTCTGACACTTCCAAGGAAGGACCCATGGACCTTGCTGGAGTCCCCAGGAAGAATGCCAAATGCCTGAGCTTTCCAACTCTTCTCCTCATGCCCCGCAGGGACACATGTGACCCATCACCCCAGACCTGAAGGTGACATCACACTCAGGTGCTGGACTCTGGGATTCTACCCTGCTGACATCACTATGACATGgaagagagatgaagaggaaCTAACACAGGACATGGAGCTGCTGGAAACCAGGCCTGCAGgggatggaaccttccagaagtgaGCAGCTGTGGTGGTGCTTATTGAAGAGGAGCAGAAATACACATGCCATGTGCAGCATGAGGGTCTGCCTGAGCCGCTCACCCTGAGATGGGGGAAGGAGGGTTTGGGTGTAAATGGGATCAAGAAAAGATAAAGCCTTCTGCAGACCCTGGGTGGGTCAGGCCTGAGAGCTGGAACCATGACCCtcaccttccctccctttcccttccttccctagaGCCTCCTCAGTCCATCCCCATCATGACCATTGTCTGTGCTGTCCTTGGAGCTGTGGTGATCTTAGGTTTTATCATTGGAGGTGTTATGCTGTGGATGAGGAAGAACACAGGTATGGAAGGTGCGGGTGTGtgctaatttttttcatttattactttCAAGAAAGGTGCACAGTGAATGGgtagacacaacacacacacacacacacacacacacacacaccatatgcacaCCCATGTTAATCTCAGGGTCTATATGCTGACAATCACCTTAATGTAAAGCacttagaaaatgaaaaacacattcaTAACCCTGATGATGGAGGCGATGAGGACTTGATTCTCAGAGGTCAGAGAATGCCTCCAGACTGGCATTGGTTCATTCCCTGCATACC
This DNA window, taken from Peromyscus maniculatus bairdii isolate BWxNUB_F1_BW_parent chromosome 21, HU_Pman_BW_mat_3.1, whole genome shotgun sequence, encodes the following:
- the LOC143270003 gene encoding H-2 class I histocompatibility antigen, TLA(B) alpha chain-like → MEPSRKPPQSIPIMTIVCAVLGAVVILGFIIGGVMLWMRKNTGGEGGYAPAAGRDSAYSSDLYMEALKNSCPVGLRD